The Drosophila simulans strain w501 chromosome 3R, Prin_Dsim_3.1, whole genome shotgun sequence genome contains the following window.
taAAGATATGATATAagcattttaaacatattagCTTGGTCATATATACTTGCATATATACCGTCTAAAGTTGTTTCTATAATGCCCTTATAAAATAATACTCTTGATGAGAAGTGAAAATAATACGCTCTTTTGTTTCCCAACATCGAAATTGTATTGTTCTCTGCCACATTCACTACATTACAATCAGATAAAATCCTCATTTAATTCACTTCTGGTACGCTACAACCaaaactttcactttcactcTCCCACGAGCACTTTCAAGGTCGCCGCTGAAGGAAAGAACGCGTGTTAAGCGACAGCTACCGACAAAATAGCACTCACTGCCGCCATAAAGAAACAATGTAGTAATGTCGCATAAGTGGACAGCGAAACCGCAGTCCAACACGTCCAAGAACGCACAAAATGCGCGACAGAAGAGCGACCAGGGTAAGGTCCATAAAGTGGTTCCAGCGCATataaattggaattgaaaGAGGGAAGCCCCAAAGTCGTTTACTCATTCATGGAGTCGGTGTAAACGGGGCCTTAGGTCTGGTCTGGTTTGGTTTCAATGCGACACGAGCATGATTGTAATTCGCCTGGTTAACTTTATGTGCCTCGCCGCGAGTTGCGCATGCGCGCTGCCATTAAATCTGAACTGGTGGCGTGGATCTCTGGGCCGATGTACTTACATGCTAAacatgggaatgggaatggaaatgggcagCCAAGTCCGTTCGCTCCAACGGTAATTAACAATGCCAACTGACTTTGACCTTAACCCTCGGCGTCCGTTGTCCGCTGTTTACTGTCCTCTTTGAGATACCTTGGCATATTTGCACTTGTCCGGGCTGGAAAGGCGGCTGGCTGGTCAGATAAGGAGAATATGTAATTTGGGTCCCATGATGTCGCGTATATCATTCTCAAATGGAGCCCAATAATCGAGGGACTTGGCGAAAGGTTTCTGGCCACTTCAAAGCTGCAGCTTAGTGACCTTAACTGGTTTCCGAGAGCGGACCGCATTACAtgcattaaattcaataagcCTTCGACGCAGATGGTTTTATTGAATTGTTCCGATCGATGCGTTTCTTTCCGATCGGATGTCTACCCCAATTTTCGTTGATTGGTGTAAAATGGGTCGGACGCGAACGCCTGGTCAATTTGGGCCCTTAATGACTTATTACCGGCAGAAAATTGATTACAAAGTGCATATGCTGGAGAGGGACTTAAGAGGAGCCAAGGTGATGCAGAGTAAGCGGCTCCATTGACGATTCTTCGGTGGTACTGGGGAAGATCCCACTTGATGGTTATTTCAGTTGTTTACTGGGTGTTTTTGGGTAACTTGTAATTTTTagatttataatatttttttttaatattgtatGTGTAATATTAATTGGCTAATGCCTGCTAATTAGCGAGATCCCTCACAAACCGTAAGGAAAAATGCGTTTCGATTTCTTTCAGCTTACAAatattcaacaatttatttgatcTACAAACGGATTCAACAAATCAGCAGGAGAGTTCCTTagtggtgctggtggtaggcCACTGGGATAGGGGCGGCAGCCACGGCCACAGGAGCCACGGTCTTCACCACGGTCTTCACGTGATCCAGGGGCACGCGGTTGACGACGGCGTTGAATCCGTTGACCGGGTCGGAGGTGTACTGGACAATGCGCTTGAAGCCATCGGAATCGATCAGGGAGTACTCGCCATGGACCACGTCGCCATCACGCTCCTCCACCTGGCTCTTCGAATCTCCGGAGAGGGAGTCCTGGACATCGTAGGCGAACTTGTACTGGGGATGGGGATCGTACTCCTCGGTGGCCTTGGTCAGAACCGGCTGGGCGTGGGCAACGGCGACAGGTGCATGGGCATAGGTGGCCACGGCGGGGGCGGCGTGGTACACCTGCTGGACGGGGAGAACTCCGGCACTGGCGGCCGAGACGAGGGCGAGAACAGCGAGGAACTGCGGGAGGAATGAGGGGTAATTGAAAGGACCGGGCTGTCATGTAAGGATTACCCACCTTGAAGGCCATGGCTCTGAACTTGGAGGAGGGCTGGTGGTGGTTATCCGTTAACTGCTGCGAAGACGGTGAAGCTGTGGAATGATTTACTGGACCACGAGCACTGCTTTTTATACCCACTGAACGAGTGCAAAGGCAAAATGCGAATAACGAATTGAAACTGATTAATTCGCTGCTGGGCAAATCATTTTtgtcactttttattttatacatttattattgtatTGCCGCTATGCTATTTACCTTATTACTTTATCGACTGGAATATGGGCAATTACAACTGCCCACGCCGGGGGCCAGAGATACTTTTATGCAATCCGCAATCCGCATGCAAATCTAGTGCGGCTTAGTGTCTTGGGAGAGACCCTTGGATTTTGGTGTCTATCTGACCCTCCGCGGGCTATTGCGAATCAAACGCTTTCACCATTCTGCCTTGAGTGGTATATCATGTTACCAGGCAGCTCAACACGCTTGGAACTGACCTACACTGATTACTTACTTTGAATTGAAAAGCACATTAGacgaatttaataaatatatttatatttaatacacACTTCAAGTATCAAGAATTAACTAGTCCGCttaagaaaagcaaaaaactgAGTTATTAAATAAGGATTTTTTACGGATAGCTAGTCAAATCATGATACTGTGGGAAtgggtaataaaaataaaagtatatatgcAGATATAACATATACGTTTGATTGTTTTGGAGGTAGTattatgaatgaaataattaataatgctTTGAGAAATGCTGaaactgaaattcaattaagttggTGATAATATAACTTAAGTTCTAAGCCCAAATAAAACCACAATTCAAATTAACATAACAAATCACATTTTATTATCATAGAAACAAAACAAGGGATCAGAATAACAACGGTCGCATGGGTATTTACAAGTGGGCGACGGTGTACGCGGGTGCGGTGTACCGCAGAGGCGTGGCATAGGCAGCGGTACGCAGAACAGGAGCGGGAGCACCCACCGCCAGAGGGGCGGAGCGGACGAAGGGAGCGGCAACTGCCAGGGGAGCGGACTTGATCAGAGGAGCAGCAACGGCCACTGGAGCGGAGCGCACAATGGGAGCTGGTGCGGCCAAGGCGACAGGGGCGACTGGAGCGGCCTTGACCAGTGGAGCAGCGACCTTCACCACCGGCTCGGCGGCCACAACAGCGGCGAGGGGTTCACGGCGGACGACGGCGTTGAATCCGTTAATGGAATCGGCGGTGTAGGTCACTGTGCGCTTGAAGCCATCGGCGTCGATCAGGGAGTACTCGCCGCGGACCACGTCACCATCGCGCTCCTCCACATGACCCTTGTTGTCGCCAGAAAGCGTGTCCTGCACGTCGTAGCTGTAGGTGTACTGAGGATGCGGATCAACCTCCTCCAGCTCAACAGTCTTGGCCAAAACTGGCACCGGAGCAGGAGCCACTGccacaggagcagcagttCTGAGGACGGCGCCATGGGCCACGGCGAACAGAGCCAAAGCGATAACAATCtgtgaaataaattacacGCTTTTTAGGATCTTTTATCCACGATGTCAATATGAGGCGAAGGAAACTGGTAATCCACTGGTAGTCCCACGGAACGTTTATCCTCCAATTGATCGCACAAACCTTTGCGGCCATTGTAGTTGGATGAATTTGATTAACTGCTGTCTTGAGCCGAAGCCAAACACTGAATGTCTGACCCATTGTGGGCCGTTGATTTTATACGCTACTTGGTGACATTGATGACACCTAATTGGAATTCATTTTTGGCGCATCACCTCGAGCGGCGCCGGTGGCATGTAAAAATGGTCACGCACCTTCTTCAGTTCTGCCAATTTGAAAGTGCTCGATCGATCGAAATAACCAGCTGCACTTAATTGATTACGCCAAgctaattttaattactatttTCCTTAAACTTGGTGgcatattattcatatttgttgataattataaaaaagaaataatatttctgaTATTATTAGTTTAAATACTTGCCagtcaaattaataaaaattgttttaagttTGTATCCATAAGATTGTCTTGGTAggataatgaatattttatgttgggataataatttaattattatatattaaaaactaatttcctACAAAGTTGTAAAACATTATTAACCTACattaaataatgcaaatgtgTTATAAGAAAGTTTTGATCAAGTTATCAAGCTGTTCGCCTGTGTACTACCTTAAAATTATGGAAATCAAAGGTGAgtgataaaaataataatttaaatttaataaagccaCGATATCTAAGAtgttttgaattaatttttttttaagcgaCTTATTTGCTACAATATTACCTGTCTTGCAAGCTAACTGGATTTAGCAAACGGTGGTGTCAAAGCGCACGCTCTCCGTATCTCTCAGATAAATTGAAGTTATTTGATGACAAAACACAGAGATACAAAGATTGAGCACGCCTTCAAGCTTCACTTTTCCCTCTCCACACACGTTTAGCATAAATGAATTGCACTAATTACGCCAAGAGCGTGGCCAGCCGGCAAAAGCGAGCTCGGCCTTTCAATGGTAGCAGCGGCTGAAGAAATAGCTCTATCTCGGTATATAAGCCAAGTGTTGGCCCAGTAGCCCTCACAGTTCACTTCGCCTTCCAgcaaccaacagcagcagcagcagccaaatcaatccaaatcaaaatggcatTCAAGGTTCGCCCCGAGGACTTAGCCCCGCCAAAGACCCCACATCCTAACTGCTATCCCCCTTTCAGTTCATCGCCCTCTTCGCCCTGATCGCCGCCGCCAGCGCCGGTGTTCTGCCCGTCCAGCAGGTGTACCACGCCGCCCCCGCCGTGGCCACCTACGCCCATGCACCTGTCGCCGTTGCCCACGCCCAGCCGGTTCTTGCCAAGGCCGCTGAGGAGTACGACCCCCATCCCCAGTACAAGTACGCCTACGATGTCCAGGACTCGCTCTCCGGTGACTCCAAGAGCCAGGTGGAGGAGCGCGATGGCGACGTGGTCCGCGGCGAGTACTCCCTGATCGACGCCGATGGCTACAAGAGGACCGTCCAGTACACCGCCGACCCCATCAACGGATTCAACGCCGTCGTGAACCGTGAGCCCCTCGTCAAGACCGTCGCCGTTGCCCCAGTTGTGAAGACCGTCGCCGCTCCCGTTGCCCACTACGCCGCCCCTGCTGTCGCCCACTACGCTGCTCCCGCTGTGGTCAAGACCGTGGCTCCAGTTGCTCACTACGCTGCTCCCGCCGTGGTCAAGACCGTGGCTCCAGTGGCCCACTACGCCGCTCCCGCTACCTACACCTCCTACGCCGCCCCCGCTGTTGCCTACCACCACTAAGAACTGCCATTTTACGTTTCTCAACCCATTACTGTTATAGTTTTACAATTGCCTCCtacaaatacacacaaatatttttacaaatgtttttatcatttttataaCACCCAGTGGCTTATTGGAATTTGAATGTTTTAATGAAAAGAAATCTGCATCTATTGAAATTAATCAACGGCAGCTGAAACAATTTCGGATTTGTTTTATCCGAATAAAATTGAGTCACGGACATAGCGTTTTTATTAATGGCACCCTAATGGGTTTCAATTGGATGTGTAAACCATATTTATAACCTATACAAAATACTgcaaaatcttaaaaaaaatatatatatatttctcaaAT
Protein-coding sequences here:
- the LOC6726996 gene encoding larval cuticle protein A2B, with amino-acid sequence MAFKFLAVLALVSAASAGVLPVQQVYHAAPAVATYAHAPVAVAHAQPVLTKATEEYDPHPQYKFAYDVQDSLSGDSKSQVEERDGDVVHGEYSLIDSDGFKRIVQYTSDPVNGFNAVVNRVPLDHVKTVVKTVAPVAVAAAPIPVAYHQHH
- the LOC6726997 gene encoding larval cuticle protein A3A, with product MGQTFSVWLRLKTAVNQIHPTTMAAKIVIALALFAVAHGAVLRTAAPVAVAPAPVPVLAKTVELEEVDPHPQYTYSYDVQDTLSGDNKGHVEERDGDVVRGEYSLIDADGFKRTVTYTADSINGFNAVVRREPLAAVVAAEPVVKVAAPLVKAAPVAPVALAAPAPIVRSAPVAVAAPLIKSAPLAVAAPFVRSAPLAVGAPAPVLRTAAYATPLRYTAPAYTVAHL
- the LOC6726998 gene encoding larval cuticle protein A2B; the encoded protein is MAFKFIALFALIAAASAGVLPVQQVYHAAPAVATYAHAPVAVAHAQPVLAKAAEEYDPHPQYKYAYDVQDSLSGDSKSQVEERDGDVVRGEYSLIDADGYKRTVQYTADPINGFNAVVNREPLVKTVAVAPVVKTVAAPVAHYAAPAVAHYAAPAVVKTVAPVAHYAAPAVVKTVAPVAHYAAPATYTSYAAPAVAYHH